A region from the Geobacillus vulcani PSS1 genome encodes:
- a CDS encoding HAD-IIA family hydrolase, protein MEEIAGVLIDLDGTIWRGNELIPQAEEAVAYLRSLGKRIVFVSNRGNWSRRMCYEQFTRFGVAVAEEEILLSSTVTAQFLRQHYPLCQVWTLGDEGLREELRLHHVRLAAVPEEADFLVITLHETVTYRELDLAFRAVWHGARIMATNIDKTFPSEHGNAIDVAGMVGAIEAATARTVEIVLGKPSCFMAEAALCQLQVPPHRCLIIGDSVESDLRMGRMHGMKTALVLTGNTKRSQLDALRAKERPDYVLDSIGDIIRLGKEIMQ, encoded by the coding sequence ATGGAGGAAATCGCAGGGGTGTTGATTGATCTTGATGGGACGATATGGAGGGGAAATGAACTCATTCCGCAGGCGGAGGAGGCGGTTGCCTACCTCCGCTCTCTTGGAAAACGAATCGTGTTCGTCAGCAATCGCGGCAATTGGTCGCGGCGCATGTGCTATGAACAGTTTACACGATTCGGGGTGGCTGTGGCAGAGGAGGAGATTCTTTTATCTTCGACGGTCACGGCGCAATTTTTGCGCCAACACTATCCGCTCTGTCAAGTTTGGACGCTGGGGGATGAGGGGCTGCGCGAAGAGTTGCGCCTCCACCACGTTCGATTGGCAGCCGTGCCGGAGGAAGCGGACTTTCTCGTTATCACGTTGCATGAGACCGTGACCTATCGAGAGTTAGATTTGGCCTTTCGCGCGGTTTGGCATGGAGCGCGCATCATGGCGACCAATATCGATAAAACGTTTCCGAGTGAACATGGGAATGCCATTGATGTAGCGGGGATGGTCGGGGCGATTGAAGCGGCGACAGCCCGAACAGTGGAAATCGTGTTAGGTAAGCCTTCTTGCTTTATGGCGGAAGCGGCCTTGTGCCAGCTGCAAGTGCCGCCTCACCGTTGTCTCATCATTGGTGACAGTGTGGAGTCAGATCTTCGCATGGGGCGGATGCATGGGATGAAGACTGCTCTTGTGTTGACCGGTAATACAAAGCGGAGTCAGCTTGACGCATTGCGGGCCAAGGAACGGCCCGATTATGTGTTGGACTCGATTGGTGACATCATCCGCTTAGGGAAGGAGATCATGCAGTGA
- a CDS encoding extracellular solute-binding protein: MKKKAFTWLALLMLMAGLALSGCSSSSSDSANGGKSGDGKIHLKFMHDWPKGSSTAYYNLVEEIIKDYEAKHPNVVIDVEVLNPDQYRDKLKVLAASNELPDVGLTWSNGFAEPYATGGQFAPLNDIIEKEFKDQFVPGTVEAYTFNGKSYALPMEMNITYIFYNKEIFKKYGLQEPKTFEDLKNIGKTLIKHGVIPATVGSKDGWPASMWFMYLADRIGGPTILTDVIQGKVKMSDPAIVKAAKEVQNLVDMGFFVKGNTAFSNDDAKGYFLNEKAAMFLTATWELPNFTTSPDVPQEFKDKVGYFKFPLYEGGKGTDINSYVGGPGLGAFVAENSKHKEQAKDFAVYLVKEWGKRSVEGAGILPATKVNTEGLNVPKMYLDVLHDINNATNITTWFDTQASPNVSELHHDLMTALFGKQITPEEFAKQHDEALAEEANK, encoded by the coding sequence GTGAAAAAGAAAGCGTTCACATGGCTGGCTTTGTTGATGTTGATGGCAGGATTGGCGTTGTCCGGTTGTTCTTCTTCGTCTAGTGATTCTGCTAACGGAGGGAAATCCGGAGACGGGAAAATCCATTTGAAGTTCATGCACGATTGGCCCAAAGGCAGTTCGACCGCTTACTACAATCTGGTGGAAGAGATTATTAAAGATTATGAAGCGAAACATCCGAATGTCGTCATTGATGTGGAAGTGCTGAACCCGGATCAATATCGAGATAAATTGAAAGTGCTGGCTGCCTCGAATGAATTGCCTGACGTAGGACTGACATGGTCTAACGGCTTCGCTGAGCCGTACGCGACCGGCGGACAATTTGCGCCACTAAATGATATAATCGAAAAAGAATTTAAAGACCAGTTCGTACCTGGAACGGTAGAAGCGTATACCTTTAACGGCAAATCGTATGCGCTTCCAATGGAGATGAATATTACGTACATTTTCTACAACAAAGAGATTTTCAAAAAATATGGCCTTCAAGAACCGAAAACGTTCGAAGATTTGAAAAACATCGGAAAAACGTTGATCAAGCATGGAGTGATTCCGGCAACGGTTGGTTCGAAAGACGGGTGGCCGGCATCGATGTGGTTTATGTACCTTGCTGACCGGATCGGCGGCCCGACGATTTTGACGGATGTCATTCAAGGAAAAGTGAAAATGTCCGATCCAGCTATTGTCAAAGCGGCAAAAGAAGTTCAAAACCTTGTTGACATGGGCTTTTTTGTGAAAGGAAATACAGCCTTCTCCAATGACGATGCCAAAGGCTATTTCCTCAACGAAAAAGCGGCTATGTTCCTAACGGCGACATGGGAGTTGCCCAACTTTACGACCAGCCCGGATGTCCCGCAAGAGTTTAAAGACAAAGTCGGTTACTTTAAATTCCCGCTGTATGAAGGCGGAAAAGGCACGGATATCAACAGCTATGTCGGTGGTCCTGGCTTAGGCGCGTTTGTTGCGGAAAATTCCAAGCATAAGGAACAAGCGAAAGACTTCGCGGTGTACCTTGTCAAAGAATGGGGCAAACGCTCAGTGGAAGGCGCAGGAATTTTACCGGCCACGAAGGTGAATACGGAAGGATTGAACGTGCCGAAAATGTATCTGGATGTGTTGCATGACATCAATAACGCCACCAACATTACGACTTGGTTTGACACCCAAGCGAGCCCGAATGTTTCCGAACTGCATCATGACTTAATGACAGCCTTGTTTGGGAAACAAATCACTCCAGAAGAATTTGCAAAACAGCATGATGAAGCGCTGGCTGAGGAAGCCAATAAATAA
- a CDS encoding sn-glycerol-1-phosphate dehydrogenase, which yields MNQTLDGIVSLAKQCQCGHRHYDIPIEQIVVSHEAFKRLAAYLQYKRYKKVAVVADARTFAAAGQSLCDELENESIRCKVCFVQPDENGDVIADERAIVQVLLGTPDDVDAFIAVGAGTIHDITRFGSYKMKVPFISVPTAPSVDGFTSMGAPLIIRGVKKTIQAQAPIAVFADIEVLRNAPKAMIAAGFGDMLAKYTSLADWQFAHWMMDEPYCPFVHQLTEQSLQTCVDHLDDIADGGEQGIRVLMDALLQSGIAMLLMGQSYPASGAEHHLSHYWEMEFLRQNKRQVLHGAKVGVSTPIIVEHYQRVFWPLLSELEKCRKSMDETIWERLKAHTASIRELLESLPSPERLRSMVERVDGAVAPQQLGIDHWLVERGLKEAHRLRPNRFTMLYCLNECLLRE from the coding sequence GTGAATCAAACATTGGACGGCATCGTTTCATTAGCCAAGCAATGTCAGTGCGGGCATCGTCATTATGATATTCCGATTGAACAAATTGTCGTGAGCCATGAGGCGTTCAAACGGCTGGCAGCTTATTTGCAGTACAAGCGATATAAGAAAGTGGCTGTGGTGGCCGACGCGCGGACGTTTGCGGCGGCGGGACAATCATTGTGTGATGAGCTGGAAAATGAATCGATTCGCTGCAAGGTATGCTTCGTGCAACCGGATGAAAATGGGGATGTCATCGCCGATGAGCGTGCCATCGTGCAAGTGCTGCTAGGAACACCGGACGATGTCGATGCGTTCATTGCCGTAGGGGCGGGAACGATTCACGACATTACCCGTTTTGGCAGTTATAAAATGAAAGTTCCGTTTATTTCGGTTCCTACTGCTCCATCGGTCGATGGATTTACATCCATGGGTGCTCCGCTCATCATTCGCGGGGTGAAAAAAACCATTCAAGCACAGGCGCCGATTGCAGTGTTTGCCGATATTGAAGTGTTGCGGAATGCGCCGAAAGCGATGATCGCTGCTGGGTTTGGTGATATGCTGGCGAAGTATACGTCATTGGCCGACTGGCAGTTTGCCCATTGGATGATGGATGAGCCGTATTGCCCATTCGTCCATCAGTTGACAGAACAGTCGTTGCAAACGTGTGTCGATCACCTCGATGACATTGCCGATGGCGGTGAACAAGGAATTCGTGTATTAATGGATGCGCTGTTGCAGTCGGGCATCGCCATGTTGCTCATGGGTCAATCGTACCCCGCTTCGGGCGCTGAACACCACCTTTCCCACTATTGGGAAATGGAATTTTTGCGCCAGAACAAACGGCAAGTGCTCCATGGCGCAAAAGTGGGAGTATCGACTCCGATCATTGTGGAGCACTATCAACGTGTCTTTTGGCCTTTGTTAAGTGAATTAGAAAAATGCCGAAAGTCCATGGACGAAACGATATGGGAACGGCTCAAAGCGCATACCGCTTCTATTCGGGAGCTGCTTGAATCATTGCCGTCCCCAGAGCGTCTTCGCTCAATGGTAGAGAGAGTAGATGGGGCGGTTGCGCCACAACAGCTCGGTATCGACCACTGGCTAGTAGAGCGTGGTTTGAAAGAAGCCCATCGGTTGCGCCCGAATCGTTTCACGATGCTCTATTGTTTAAACGAATGTCTGTTGAGGGAATGA
- a CDS encoding sensor histidine kinase: protein MLSYLKKWNTLRNQILVVFLFVMVIVLSLVSMITLKQVSLLIRHNAESQIKQTAMETSGRIDSLFEQLNTATKFMMTNQEVQRLFERIHSGEKVTFPELQRLKSVVNNIQANSEGIYSVELYTEDLKQVFPLDSSMKMFERLNVKWIYEADRAKGRLVWIGEDPRNSQFYLAIRRITLMERQFVNGGYLLVRIYKPYFSITEVNTGQYVFVSDPEGKMIFSNTPHSIDLSSLNERTATIMNQIEYMVTKQSSNKGFTVFILTPVSALTKGMNGIRLGIIFAGIIGMLVYFLCSLLLSTVITRPIVQLTKTMRLANERLLAVDPQMVTVNEIRELNSTYNQLVKETNHLMKMVYQKEIVRSQSELKALQAQINPHFLYNTLESLRWSLEEKGEEELADVVVSMSELFRYTISRHANDDWVTLKEEFCHIENYMEIVKFRFGDRIKWKLWLSKEWEQVRIPKLIIQPLVENAVVHGLENRSSPCTITVTVKPGLDRHLEIIVEDDGAGMDEETLKAVKQAVDTGGLVSKKGKGMALYNVKKRLQLYYRDETNTGLTIDSWKNKGTKVTIQIPINGGEKNV from the coding sequence ATGCTCAGCTACTTAAAAAAATGGAACACGCTGCGAAATCAAATCTTGGTCGTATTCCTATTTGTCATGGTGATTGTGCTGTCTCTCGTCAGCATGATCACCCTCAAGCAAGTGTCCTTGTTGATTCGCCATAACGCGGAAAGCCAAATCAAGCAGACAGCGATGGAAACGAGCGGCCGAATCGATTCACTGTTTGAACAGCTGAATACAGCGACAAAGTTTATGATGACCAATCAAGAAGTCCAGCGATTGTTTGAGCGAATCCATTCGGGAGAGAAAGTGACGTTTCCGGAATTGCAAAGGCTAAAAAGTGTGGTCAATAATATCCAAGCCAACTCTGAAGGCATTTACTCCGTTGAACTCTATACAGAAGATTTGAAGCAAGTGTTTCCTTTAGACAGTTCGATGAAGATGTTTGAACGCCTCAATGTCAAATGGATTTATGAAGCCGATCGGGCCAAAGGAAGGCTCGTTTGGATCGGAGAAGATCCGCGGAATTCTCAGTTTTATTTGGCGATTCGCCGCATTACGTTAATGGAGCGCCAGTTTGTCAACGGGGGGTACTTGCTTGTCCGCATTTATAAACCATATTTTTCAATTACTGAGGTGAACACGGGGCAATACGTCTTCGTTTCCGATCCGGAAGGGAAAATGATTTTTTCGAACACTCCCCACTCCATCGATCTATCTTCGTTAAACGAGCGGACAGCAACGATCATGAATCAAATCGAATATATGGTGACAAAACAGTCTTCCAACAAAGGATTCACCGTTTTCATATTGACTCCTGTCAGCGCTCTGACCAAGGGAATGAACGGGATTCGGCTAGGGATCATTTTCGCCGGCATCATCGGGATGCTTGTTTACTTTTTATGTTCATTGCTTCTGTCAACCGTTATTACACGTCCGATTGTTCAATTGACCAAAACGATGCGGCTGGCGAATGAACGGTTATTAGCTGTTGACCCGCAAATGGTTACAGTCAATGAAATCAGAGAGCTGAACAGCACCTATAACCAATTGGTAAAAGAGACGAATCACTTGATGAAGATGGTGTATCAAAAAGAGATCGTTCGCAGCCAAAGTGAATTGAAAGCGCTTCAGGCCCAAATCAATCCCCACTTCTTATACAACACGCTGGAGTCGTTGCGATGGTCATTAGAAGAAAAAGGGGAAGAAGAGCTGGCCGATGTCGTTGTTTCCATGTCAGAGCTGTTTCGCTATACGATCAGCCGGCATGCGAACGACGACTGGGTCACATTGAAAGAGGAGTTTTGCCACATCGAAAATTATATGGAGATTGTCAAATTCCGTTTTGGTGATCGGATCAAATGGAAGCTATGGCTGTCAAAGGAATGGGAGCAAGTACGGATTCCAAAGTTAATCATTCAACCGTTAGTGGAAAACGCGGTCGTCCACGGATTGGAAAACCGATCGTCTCCTTGTACGATTACGGTCACTGTCAAGCCTGGTTTGGATCGTCATCTTGAGATCATTGTGGAAGATGATGGAGCCGGGATGGACGAAGAAACGCTCAAGGCGGTGAAACAGGCTGTGGATACAGGGGGCCTGGTGTCTAAAAAAGGAAAAGGAATGGCTTTGTATAATGTCAAAAAGCGCCTTCAACTTTATTATCGGGACGAAACGAACACTGGCCTAACGATTGACAGCTGGAAAAACAAGGGCACAAAAGTCACGATCCAAATTCCTATTAATGGAGGTGAAAAAAATGTATGA
- a CDS encoding response regulator transcription factor: MYEKTILVVDDEPRAREGMKRLLEKWGAGKHRIITADNGQEALAILRQERVHVLLTDIRMPEITGLDVLEVLRKNDDSPAVIIISAYPDFDYAQKAISLGVLNYLLKPVKKSELFEAVERAIQISEQRERERVMKQLVDDKLINALDRHSPTREPIREALQFIDQHLKDDLSLKEVAEHVHLNPSYFSTLFKEQMKLTFSEYLTRRRMQRAKELLVTTDIPVAEIAEECGYRTAKYFIQLFKEMEGMTPSSYRKRQKEK; this comes from the coding sequence ATGTATGAGAAAACGATTTTAGTTGTCGATGATGAACCAAGGGCGCGAGAAGGAATGAAACGGTTGTTGGAAAAATGGGGCGCTGGCAAGCATCGAATTATCACGGCTGACAACGGTCAAGAAGCGCTTGCCATTTTGCGGCAAGAGCGGGTGCATGTGTTATTGACCGACATCCGGATGCCTGAAATCACGGGGCTTGATGTGCTGGAAGTGCTGAGGAAAAACGATGATTCTCCGGCGGTGATCATCATCTCTGCTTACCCCGATTTCGACTATGCACAAAAAGCCATCAGCCTTGGGGTGCTAAACTATTTGTTAAAACCAGTAAAGAAAAGCGAATTATTTGAAGCGGTAGAAAGAGCGATCCAAATTTCCGAACAAAGAGAAAGAGAACGGGTAATGAAACAGCTGGTTGACGATAAACTGATCAATGCTCTTGACCGCCATTCTCCAACTCGCGAGCCGATTCGCGAGGCCCTCCAGTTTATTGATCAACATCTCAAAGACGATCTATCACTAAAAGAGGTGGCGGAGCATGTCCATCTCAATCCAAGCTATTTCAGCACGCTGTTTAAGGAACAGATGAAGCTTACATTCAGTGAATATCTCACAAGAAGAAGGATGCAACGGGCCAAGGAGCTGCTCGTGACGACGGATATCCCGGTCGCGGAAATTGCCGAAGAGTGCGGTTACAGAACCGCGAAATATTTTATTCAACTGTTTAAGGAAATGGAGGGGATGACTCCAAGCAGCTATCGAAAAAGGCAAAAAGAAAAATAA
- a CDS encoding Gfo/Idh/MocA family protein: MGRKVRFGIMSTAAIAKDVMIPAIRRTDRAEVVAIASERGKASEAARGLGIPKAYDSYGQLIDDPDVDAVYIPLPNSLHAEWTIKAAQKKKHVLCEKPAALCEEDVRRMIEACERNDVLFMEAFMYQFHPQHGRVKQLLAAGEIGDITYMRAHFSFYLQDRETNIRMNPELGGGSLFDVGCYCVHSTRHILGVEPIELFVQSHFDPHRSVDLTTNGWMRMENGVLAQFTCSFDMLFQNEYEVVGTKGKIVVSRAYRPDVDGGEGRITIVTADGSEHEETVSGDQYALQIEHFSLAVLEGTPLLYSPERMIKQARALDACRTSMKTGNIVRL; encoded by the coding sequence ATGGGGCGTAAAGTTCGCTTTGGTATTATGAGTACAGCGGCCATCGCCAAAGACGTGATGATTCCAGCCATTCGCCGGACGGATCGCGCCGAAGTCGTGGCGATCGCCAGTGAAAGGGGGAAGGCCAGCGAAGCGGCGCGGGGGCTCGGCATTCCGAAGGCGTATGACAGCTACGGACAGCTGATTGATGACCCGGACGTCGACGCGGTGTACATTCCCCTTCCGAACAGCCTGCACGCGGAATGGACGATCAAAGCGGCACAGAAGAAAAAACATGTGCTTTGCGAAAAACCGGCTGCCTTATGTGAAGAGGATGTCCGACGCATGATCGAGGCGTGCGAGAGAAACGATGTTTTATTCATGGAAGCGTTCATGTATCAGTTTCATCCGCAGCATGGGCGCGTCAAACAGCTTCTCGCTGCCGGTGAGATCGGTGACATCACGTACATGCGTGCCCATTTCTCTTTTTATTTGCAAGACCGGGAAACGAATATCCGCATGAACCCTGAGCTTGGCGGGGGAAGCTTGTTCGATGTCGGCTGCTATTGCGTGCACTCAACAAGACACATCCTTGGCGTCGAACCAATCGAATTATTTGTTCAATCCCATTTTGATCCGCACCGTTCGGTCGATTTAACGACGAATGGTTGGATGAGGATGGAAAACGGTGTGCTTGCGCAGTTCACGTGCAGTTTTGACATGCTCTTTCAGAACGAATACGAAGTGGTGGGCACGAAGGGAAAAATCGTTGTCTCGCGGGCGTATCGGCCGGATGTCGATGGCGGTGAGGGGCGGATTACGATCGTAACGGCTGATGGAAGCGAGCATGAGGAAACGGTGTCAGGCGATCAATACGCGCTGCAAATCGAGCACTTCTCGCTCGCTGTTCTTGAAGGCACACCGCTGTTGTATTCGCCAGAGCGCATGATCAAACAAGCGCGGGCGCTCGACGCTTGCCGCACATCGATGAAGACGGGAAACATCGTAAGGTTATAA
- a CDS encoding aldose epimerase family protein has translation MKVTYEKWAGYNGKDVLLFTLTNDHGVELSAMNYGCVVTRLCVPDRNGNIENVVLGFDRFEPYIENAPYFGAVIGRVAGRIRGASFELEGIAYQLAKNENNNHLHGGPNGFHRVLWRAETVQRDDAVGVVFSYTSPDGEEGYPGTLEVQVAYWLNNDNEWTVTYRARSDKTTLLNVMNHTYFNLSGNGKRDILDHTLTIQSSRVLELNEELIPTGRVLDVAGTPFDLRHGKMIREAVESGHPQIELVGGGYDHPFWLDRHHDKEIVLSDQESGRTLTVETDEVGVVVYTSNQLPEGMDLGGVPSRKHLGICLETQGLPDAVHHPQFPSIVLPADKERVSTTVYRFGVRTS, from the coding sequence ATGAAAGTGACATATGAGAAATGGGCTGGATATAACGGAAAAGACGTGCTTTTGTTTACATTGACCAATGATCACGGCGTAGAATTGTCGGCGATGAACTATGGATGTGTTGTCACGAGGCTATGCGTTCCTGACCGAAACGGCAACATCGAAAATGTCGTGCTCGGGTTCGACCGGTTTGAGCCGTATATTGAAAACGCGCCGTACTTTGGCGCGGTCATTGGCCGCGTGGCGGGGCGCATTCGCGGGGCGAGCTTTGAACTCGAAGGCATCGCGTATCAACTGGCGAAAAACGAAAACAACAACCACCTGCATGGGGGACCGAATGGCTTCCACCGCGTGCTTTGGCGGGCTGAGACCGTTCAACGTGATGATGCGGTCGGCGTCGTTTTTTCGTACACGAGCCCGGACGGAGAGGAAGGGTATCCGGGAACTTTGGAAGTGCAAGTGGCGTACTGGCTGAACAATGACAACGAATGGACGGTGACGTACCGAGCCCGTTCGGACAAAACGACGTTGCTCAACGTGATGAATCATACGTATTTTAACTTAAGCGGCAACGGCAAGCGGGATATTTTGGACCATACGCTGACGATCCAAAGCTCGCGTGTGCTCGAACTAAACGAAGAACTGATTCCGACAGGCCGCGTCTTGGATGTCGCCGGCACGCCGTTTGATTTGCGGCACGGAAAGATGATCCGGGAGGCGGTTGAATCCGGACACCCGCAAATCGAACTCGTCGGCGGGGGCTATGACCATCCGTTTTGGCTCGACCGGCATCATGACAAGGAAATTGTTCTTTCCGACCAAGAGAGCGGACGAACGTTGACGGTGGAGACGGACGAAGTCGGCGTGGTCGTGTACACATCGAACCAGCTGCCGGAAGGAATGGATTTAGGCGGCGTGCCGTCGCGGAAACATCTCGGCATTTGCTTAGAAACGCAAGGGTTGCCGGATGCGGTTCACCATCCGCAGTTTCCCTCGATCGTATTGCCGGCTGACAAGGAGCGGGTATCAACGACGGTCTATCGGTTTGGCGTGCGGACATCATAG
- a CDS encoding carbohydrate ABC transporter permease: protein MKNVMSNKTAIILYVLPSLLLVLFLIYIPIVLTGYYGLMDWSGVGQMKFIGLENYKKLVHDQLFWESTWHSVLLALFSVLSLIGYLIVSLLLASKLKGANLFRKIYIIPMLMSSVAIAQLWMKIFDPMNGLINSLLSMIGVKETPLWLADPQMALYSVFIPIVWQYAGFYIIIMYAALINVPQELIEAARIDGANAFQIAYKIKVPLISGVLKVLVILAVVGSLKYFDLIYVMTGGGPGHATEVIASYMYKEAFGKFNFGYGSAIGFGLLILSMGATWVIQKMLRVNQG from the coding sequence ATGAAAAACGTCATGTCCAATAAAACAGCCATAATTCTTTATGTTCTGCCGTCGCTTCTTCTCGTCTTGTTTTTAATTTATATCCCGATTGTGCTGACGGGATATTATGGACTGATGGATTGGAGCGGGGTAGGCCAGATGAAGTTCATCGGCCTGGAAAATTATAAAAAGCTGGTCCATGATCAACTGTTTTGGGAAAGCACATGGCACTCCGTCTTGTTGGCGTTATTTTCCGTTCTCAGCTTGATCGGCTATTTAATCGTTTCTTTACTATTGGCCAGCAAGCTGAAGGGAGCGAATCTGTTTCGAAAAATTTACATTATCCCGATGCTCATGTCGTCGGTCGCCATTGCTCAGCTTTGGATGAAGATTTTTGATCCGATGAACGGATTGATCAACAGCTTGTTATCGATGATAGGGGTAAAGGAAACTCCGCTTTGGTTGGCCGATCCTCAGATGGCGTTGTATTCGGTGTTCATTCCGATTGTTTGGCAGTATGCGGGATTTTACATCATCATCATGTATGCCGCTTTGATCAATGTACCTCAAGAATTGATTGAGGCGGCAAGAATCGATGGCGCCAATGCTTTTCAAATCGCCTATAAAATTAAAGTGCCTCTTATTTCTGGAGTGTTAAAAGTATTGGTGATTCTAGCCGTTGTGGGGTCTTTGAAATATTTTGATTTGATTTACGTCATGACCGGAGGCGGCCCGGGGCATGCTACGGAAGTCATTGCTTCTTATATGTATAAAGAAGCGTTTGGGAAGTTCAACTTTGGGTATGGAAGTGCCATCGGGTTTGGGTTGCTGATCCTTAGCATGGGAGCGACATGGGTGATTCAAAAAATGTTGAGAGTAAATCAGGGATAA
- a CDS encoding carbohydrate ABC transporter permease has protein sequence MREANIANTEHRSPLRRIAIAILYAVLIAVALLQLYPLVWLFLLSLKTNQEVFGMSPFALPKSPRWENYINAWFDGGINQYFFNSVWYTIVAVVLTLILASFVTFALTRMEWKFKGAVLALFMIAYMIPLHSTLIPLFNIYNKINLIDNPISIILSYTTFNLPITIMILLGFYQSLPREIEEAAVMDGCSVHRIFFRITLPMTTPVLATTAIINMIYNWNEFVFVNTFISSEKWKTITVGVNNFVGQYLTDWGAIGATLVISILPILIVYLFLSDRIIEGLVAGSVKG, from the coding sequence ATGAGAGAAGCAAACATCGCAAATACCGAACATCGTTCTCCTTTACGGCGAATAGCAATAGCGATTCTTTATGCTGTATTGATCGCTGTCGCGCTTCTTCAATTATACCCGTTAGTATGGCTATTCTTGCTGTCGTTGAAAACGAATCAAGAAGTATTTGGAATGTCTCCCTTCGCTTTGCCGAAATCTCCGCGGTGGGAAAATTATATCAATGCGTGGTTTGATGGGGGGATTAACCAATACTTTTTCAATAGTGTCTGGTATACGATTGTTGCTGTTGTATTGACGTTGATTTTAGCCAGCTTTGTCACTTTTGCCTTGACGAGAATGGAGTGGAAATTCAAAGGCGCGGTGTTGGCCTTGTTTATGATTGCTTACATGATTCCGCTTCATTCGACACTCATCCCATTGTTTAATATTTACAATAAAATCAATTTGATCGATAATCCGATTTCGATTATTCTCTCCTATACGACATTCAATTTGCCGATTACGATTATGATTTTGTTAGGATTTTATCAGTCATTGCCGCGGGAAATCGAGGAAGCAGCAGTAATGGATGGCTGCTCTGTTCATCGCATTTTTTTCCGCATCACCTTGCCAATGACGACGCCTGTTCTCGCTACTACCGCGATTATCAACATGATTTACAATTGGAATGAGTTTGTGTTTGTCAACACGTTCATCAGTTCGGAAAAATGGAAAACGATCACAGTCGGAGTCAACAATTTTGTCGGTCAATATCTCACTGACTGGGGCGCGATCGGCGCGACTTTGGTAATCAGCATTTTGCCGATCTTGATTGTGTATTTATTCTTGAGCGATCGAATTATTGAAGGACTCGTGGCTGGTTCG